Proteins encoded together in one Labrus bergylta chromosome 20, fLabBer1.1, whole genome shotgun sequence window:
- the buc gene encoding bucky ball isoform X1 — translation MDDGGKQPHPFGGGQQRTHHPRPFFYVQPPSQPYYLYQQWQMNNPYNQYGLPGGFNFNRPCMNPYQYMQYPGYAFPHAPVYPMDYRRMYEPRFQAPPTWNDMPRQQHHLQPQGRREMTCSEAQTDPSDAISKLIECLDKIRAKELQGAERELDSGVASQSSGMFSPAEEKKSEGQGLVLPSAANRSHLESPAVTFSDSTTAVYDGESSQRSLGVLSPHRCWSGGLEEPLDSSSVHEESPELEQPDEHFHPVEKEEVTDIQTDILLTEPSGEKCDTEKLKKPTVVANLPSKPLMPSPSASRSGEKSSKTEHKKADPNYQILKLPFESVLTSGDAAAGNLPSPATPYYYNYLSMHSTHERMSVLSPSLDELSSRDEMFSTDLDDAELFPKHVYAGRRFAEVVTRSPPDDENVEEVWLPGSKRFMCACCGKNVAKGVSKSKVHSPKMYREEAGDSEEEGRYGRGCEQPVRVVVRKHTAPRKTHSVPLRHAAKSWYKRGQYKDPSDEINQEEGHEVCKQDAADGEGGEIAFSETQCITCQDRLCGVDLSTSEQCRKGDGDGIPRRRQTNLMQRQEMSAQRKVMYQRSRDEDNDDDELPPPHWERVSFISGSTMRGEPRC, via the exons ATGGACG atGGAGGCAAACAACCACACCCATTTGGAGGTGGACAACAGAGAACCCACCACCCTAGACCTTTTTTCTACGTCCAGCCACCATCTCAACCTTACTACCTCTACCAGCAATGGCAGATGAACAATCCATACAATCAGTATGGTTTGCCTGGAG GTTTTAACTTTAACCGTCCCTGCATGAACCCGTACCAGTACATGCAGTATCCTGGGTACGCTTTCCCACATGCTCCTGTTTATCCGATGGATTACAGGCGCATGTATGAGCCTCGCTTCCAGGCTCCTCCAACCTGGAACGACATGCCCCGCCAGCAGCATCACCTGCAGCCTCAGGGGCGTCGAGAGATGACGTGTTCGGAGGCTCAAACAGACCCGAGCGACGCCATCAGCAAACTCATCGAGTGCCTGGATAAAATTCGAGCCAAAGAACTGCAGGGCGCAGAGAGGGAGCTCGACTCAGGTGTTGCCTCGCagtcctctgggatgttttcgcctgcagaagagaagaaaagtgaaGGGCAGGGTCTCGTACTACCTTCAGCAGCTAATAGGAGCCATCTGGAGTCCCCAGCTGTGACTTTCAGTGACTCCACAACAGCGGTATACGACGGAGAGTCCAGCCAGAGGAGCTTGGGTGTCCTGAGTCCTCACAGATGCTGGTCTGGAGGTCTGGAAGAGCCTCTTGATAGCTCCTCTGTGCATGAGGAGAGTCCTGAGCTTGAGCAGCCTGACGAGCATTTCCACCCTGTAGAGAAAGAAGAGGTCACGGATATCCAGACAGATATCTTGTTGACCGAGCCGAGTGGTGAGAAATGTGACACAGAAAAGCTCAAGAAGCCTACAGTGGTTGCTAACCTGCCTTCTAAACCATTGATGCCATCTCCTTCTGCTTCCAGAAGTGGTGAGAAATCCTCAAAAACAGAACACAAGAAAGCAGATCCAAACTACCAGATCCTCAAGCTTCCTTTTGAAAGTGTTCTGACGTCGGGAGATGCTGCAGCTGGCAATCTTCCCTCCCCTGCCACCCCCTACTACTACAACTACCTCTCCATGCACAGCACCCATGAGCGCATGAGCGTCCTCAGTCCCTCTCTGGACGAGCTCTCCTCCAGGGACGAGATGTTCTCCACAGATTTAGATGATGCAGAACTCTTCCCCAAACACGTGTATGCAGGCAGGAGGTTTGCAGAGGTTGTCACTAGGTCTCCACCAGATGATGAGAACGTAGAAGAAGTGTGGCTGCCGGGTTCAAAGAGATTCATGTGTGCCTGTTGTGGGAAAAATGTAGCTAAAGGTGTGAGTAAAAGCAAAGTGCACAGCCCAAAGATGTACAGGGAAGAAGCAGGAGACTCTGAGGAGGAAGGCAGGTATGGGAGAGGTTGTGAGCAGCCGGTCAGAGTGGTTGTGAGGAAGCACACAGCACCCAGGAAGACCCATTCTGTCCCACTGAGACATGCTGCAAAATCCTGGTACAAAAGAGGCCAGTACAAAGATCCATCAGATGAAATCAACCAGGAGGAAGGCCATGAGGTGTGCAAGCAGGACGCAGCTGATGGGGAGGGCGGGGAGATAGCTTTTAGCGAGACGCAGTGCATAACATGCCAGG ACAGACTCTGCGGAGTAGACCTGAGCACGTCAGAGCAGTGCAGGAAGGGAGACGGTGACGGGATTCCCAGGAGGAGACAAACAAACCTGATGCAACGACAAG AGATGAGTGCTCAGAGGAAAGTGATGTACCAAAGGTCACGGGATGAGGACAATGATGACGATGAGCTACCACCGCCACACTGGGAGAGAG tatCCTTTATTTCAGGCTCTACAATGAGAGGAGAACCAAGATGTTGA
- the kbtbd2 gene encoding kelch repeat and BTB domain-containing protein 2 — translation MSDLSERRPVNTDYAVSLLEQLKFFYEQKLLTDVVLLVEDTEFPCHKMVLATCSSYFRAMFMSGLSESKQTHVHLRNVDPATLQIIITYAYTGNLAINDSTVEPLYETACFLQVEDVLLQCRDYLVKKINAENCVRMLSIGDLFSCSELKQSAKRMVEHKFPVVYRQEAFLQLSHELLIDVLSSDNLNVEKEETVREAAMLWLEYNMEARSQHLSSVLSQIRIDALSEVTQRAWFQGLPPNDKSVVVQGLYKSMPKFFKPRLGMTKEEMLIFMEAMSETQGDGYVMAGLLPTTVVCYSPQAEKVYKLSNPPGDLQKVGTLVTPDNDVFIAGGQIPLKNSITNHGKSGKLQAVFRSVDSFFWFDAQQNAWVPKTPMLCARIKPSLVYCEGYIYAIGGDNVGGELNKRTVERYDCEKDEWSMMSPLPFAWNWSTSVVAHDCIYVMTHDLMYCYFPRADTWVEMAMRKTSRCFASAAAFGDLIFYIGGLHVVSNSGIRLPTSTIDGSSVTVEIYDVNKNEWRLAANIPAKRYSDPCVRAVVLLNSLCIFMRETHMNERAKYAIYQYDLELDRWYLRQPVSERVLWDLGKDFRCAVGKLYPSCLEESPWKPPTYLFSPDGAEEFEVNGELVTLPHV, via the exons ATGTCGGATCTCAGTGAGCGCAGGCCGGTCAACACGGACTACGCTGTCTCCCTGCTGGAGCAGCTCAAGTTCTTTTACGAACAGAAATTACTGACTGACGTCGTGCTACTGGTGGAGGACACAGAGTTCCCGTGTCACAAGATGGTCCTAGCCACATGTAGCTCCTATTTCAG GGCGATGTTCATGAGCGGCCTCAGTGAGAGCAAACAGACCCACGTCCACCTGAGGAACGTGGACCCGGCCACCCTGCAGATCATCATCACCTACGCCTACACGGGAAACCTGGCCATCAATGACAGCACGGTGGAGCCGCTCTATGAGACGGCCTGCTTCCTACAG GTGGAAGATGTGTTGCTACAGTGCAGAGACTATCTGGTGAAGAAGATTAACGCTGAGAACTGCGTCCGCATGCTGAGCATCGGTGACCTGTTCAGTTGTAGCGAGCTCAAGCAGAGCGCCAAGCGGATGGTGGAGCACAAATTCCCGGTAGTGTACAGGCAGGAGGCATTCCTGCAGCTCTCCCATGAGCTGCTCATCGACGTCCTGAGCAGTGACAACCTCAacgtggagaaggaggagacgGTGCGCGAGGCGGCCATGCTGTGGTTGGAGTACAACATGGAGGCTCGCTCGCAGCACCTGTCCTCGGTGCTCAGTCAGATCCGCATCGACGCGCTGTCTGAGGTGACGCAGCGTGCCTGGTTTCAAGGTCTGCCTCCAAACGACAAGTCTGTGGTGGTGCAGGGTCTCTACAAGTCCATGCCCAAGTTCTTCAAACCTCGGTTAGGCATGACCAAAGAAGAAATGCTCATCTTCATGGAGGCCATGTCGGAAACACAGGGCGATGGATATGTCATGGCTGGCTTACTGCCCACTACTGTAGTCTGTTACAGCCCGCAGGCAGAGAAAGTGTACAAGCTCAGCAACCCCCCTGGAGACCTGCAGAAGGTGGGGACCCTCGTTACACCTGACAACGATGTCTTTATCGCTGGAGGTCAGATCCCCCTAAAAAACTCTATCACTAACCACGGTAAGAGTGGAAAGTTACAGGCCGTGTTCCGCTCAGTCGATAGCTTCTTCTGGTTCGATGCCCAGCAGAATGCCTGGGTGCCCAAAACCCCCATGCTGTGTGCCCGAATCAAGCCCTCGCTGGTCTACTGCGAGGGCTACATCTATGCAATCGGGGGCGATAACGTCGGAGGAGAGCTGAACAAGCGAACAGTAGAGCGTTACGACTGCGAGAAGGACGAGTGGAGCATGATGAGCCCACTGCCCTTCGCCTGGAACTGGAGCACATCAGTAGTGGCGCACGACTGCATCTACGTGATGACCCACGACCTGATGTACTGCTACTTCCCCCGCGCTGACACCTGGGTGGAGATGGCCATGCGTAAGACCAGCCGCTGCTTTGCCTCTGCTGCCGCCTTCGGTGACCTCATCTTCTACATCGGTGGCCTCCACGTGGTCAGCAACTCTGGCATCCGCCTCCCTACCAGCACCATCGACGGATCATCTGTCACTGTGGAGATTTATGATGTGAACAAGAACGAGTGGCGCCTTGCCGCCAACATCCCCGCTAAACGTTACTCGGACCCATGTGTACGGGCGGTGGTCCTGCTGAACTCGCTCTGTATTTTCATGCGTGAAACCCACATGAACGAGCGTGCAAAGTACGCCATCTACCAGTACGACTTGGAGCTGGACCGCTGGTACCTGCGGCAGCCGGTGTCGGAGCGCGTGCTCTGGGATCTGGGTAAAGACTTTCGCTGTGCGGTCGGGAAGCTGTACCCATCCTGCCTAGAAGAATCCCCGTGGAAACCGCCGACCTACCTCTTCTCGCCAGACGGAGCAGAGGAGTTTGAGGTGAACGGGGAGCTGGTGACCCTCCCTCATGTATAG
- the buc2l gene encoding uncharacterized protein buc2l, which translates to MEAARSSLQESFGFGPRGPNPPHGAQHAQCPLSGPSAAVRPEEQHQQQQHHKPFFYIQPSQPYLPMQSLQWPVPMPMPVSYNPYYGYPGLSYGMPVMPPYQPNPYMEPPSFVVPHTNLHLVDYRRILNPQYYQSMAYHSRRFRYQHNGQNREMTSSEVQTEPLSATQRTSTPGASNVEASRNLSVSRSDNNESVHARQPLTPPFAVKTGNHSLEPKDTVPSSHRTPPNGSFVIQTEEVRIECCTTPVGLQLLHSHETAEVSHSFSQDVVQRSSVLQGQVLQDNTPCAPADPSEQALQACPDILLVGTPSSNEKILNLGESRKQTEPSVFPSEVQVHSKVQDAGREKDVSATSNNFQFKVVHLPFDSKYLDELRKMESTVWSMEDTLIPSPESLILNGHTESENELLVTEVPSANILTMREEDADDAVPMIEMPSVAEDDLEDMVPTLEGPGHVMESEADMYPRTEVLVAEEAPVTHKEEVAHVPYLLLLDNSSPKAERNQVRRETNIRHHQDTSFESLPAYLPSTSWLADFDNIYYCSKMPPTPKKQIRPLSHHGLDVPSRRRKLDLEYKDQPTVRKVKKRYKPKGKVDRRSLSDHECCLSRSFNENVFTPYASKTERLCSRCLAKHRICTTSSPGLDGRTLKRKATPFQQWNDALLPTCEACKSHSKKPLMRKGPSHDVRSLHSHDTEGESSENSSSRTAPKWQPVDDSRKVNNLKRPLASKQNLDKVPAGMYPKLREKNCVCDEPQHQPASWERLRHCPHGNTIREMDENCAMPFSPQDKWRNMNQTYLTHRWHTEKSWKEVVPNIDCSKIDARSQHLNKHKKSQPQSQEIRRYDTRC; encoded by the exons ATGGAGGCAGCCAGGTCCAGCTTACAAGAGTCTTTTGGTTTTGGTCCGCGGGGTCCAAACCCTCCACATGGAGCTCAGCATGCCCAGTGTCCTCTCTCAGGGCCTTCAGCAGCAGTACGTCCTGAggagcagcaccagcagcagcagcaccacaaACCTTTCTTCTACATTCAGCCATCACAGCCATACCTGCCTATGCAGAGTCTGCAGTGGCCTGTGCCCATGCCCATGCCTGTGTCCTACAACCCATACTATGGATACCCGGGTTTAA GTTATGGGATGCCAGTTATGCCTCCCTATCAGCCAAATCCTTACATGGAGCCTCCCAGCTTTGTTGTCCCACATACCAACCTCCATTTGGTGGACTACAGAAGAATCCTCAACCCTCAGTATTACCAGAGCATGGCGTACCACTCGCGCAGGTTCCGCTACCAACACAACGGTCAAAACAGAGAAATGACCAGCTCTGAGGTTCAAACTGAGCCACTGTCTGCCACCCAGAGGACCAGCACACCTGGTGCAAGCAACGTCGAGGCCTCCAGAAACCTCTCAGTCAGCAGAAGCGACAACAACGAGAGTGTGCATGCCAGACAACCGCTCACACCTCCATTCGCTGTGAAAACGGGGAACCACTCTCTTGAGCCTAAGGACACGGTGCCTTCTTCTCACAGAACGCCACCGAATGGCAGCTTTGTGATTCAGACAGAGGAAGTACGGATTGAATGTTGCACAACGCCTGTAGGACTACAACTCCTGCACTCCCACGAGACTGCAGAAGTATCCCATAGCTTTTCACAAGATGTGGTCCAGCGAAGCTCTGTCCTCCAGGGTCAAGTTCTGCAGGACAATACACCATGTGCTCCTGCAGACCCGTCTGAGCAGGCTCTCCAAGCTTGTCCTGATATCTTGTTAGTTGGGACACCTAGCAGCAATGAGAAGATCCTTAATCTGGGGGAGTCCAGGAAGCAGACGGAGCCATCTGTTTTTCCATCAGAGGTACAAGTTCACAGTAAAGTTCAGGACGCAGgtagagagaaagatgtgagtGCAACATCAAATAACTTTCAATTCAAAGTCGTTCACCTGCCATTCGATTCGAAGTACCTGGATGAACTTAGGAAGATGGAATCAACGGTTTGGTCGATGGAAGACACTTTGATTCCCTCACCCGAGTCTCTGATCCTAAATGGCCACACTGAGTCTGAAAATGAATTGCTGGTTACTGAAGTTCCCTCAGCAAATATTCTGACaatgagagaggaggatgcAGATGATGCCGTCCCCATGATTGAGATGCCTTCTGTGGCAGAGGATGATCTGGAGGACATGGTCCCAACTTTGGAGGGTCCTGGGCATGTGATGGAGTCTGAAGCTGATATGTACCCTCGGACAGAAGTCCTTGTGGCAGAGGAAGCTCCTGTGACACACAAAGAGGAAGTAGCTCATGTTCCTTATTTGCTGCTGTTGGATAATTCCTCTCCTAAGGCAGAGAGAAACCAAGTTAGAAGAGAGACGAATATCCGGCATCACCAGGACACTTCATTTGAATCATTGCCTGCTTACCTCCCTTCAACCAGCTGGCTAGCTGACTTTGATAACATCTACTACTGTAGCAAGATGCCGCCAACTCCCAAGAAGCAAATCAGACCTTTGAGCCACCATGGTTTAGATGTGCcgtcaagaagaagaaaactagaTCTCGAGTACAAAGATCAACCTACTGTTCGCAAGGtaaaaaagagatacaaaccCAAAGGCAAGGTTGATCGGAGAAGCCTTTCTGACCACGAATGCTGCCTCAGTAGAAGCTTCAACGAGAACGTTTTTACTCCATATGCATCCAAGACAGAGCGACTTTGCTCCAGATGTCTTGCAAAGCACAGAATCTGCACAACTTCCAGTCCAGGACTCGATGGTCGCACCTTAAAGAGAAAAGCTACTCCCTTCCAACAGTGGAATGACGCCTTGTTACCAACATGTGAAGCCTGCAAATCTCACTCAAAGAAACCACTGATGAGAAAAGGTCCCAGTCATGATGTTCGCAGCCTTCACAGCCACGACACTGAAGGAGAATCCTCTGAGAACAGCTCAAGTCGCACAGCTCCAAAATGGCAGCCAGTTGATGATTCCAGGAAGGTGAACAATTTGAAGAGGCCACTCGCATCCAAGCAAAATCTGGATAAAGTTCCTGCAGGGATGTACCCAAAGCTGAGGGAGaagaactgtgtgtgtgatgagccGCAGCATCAGCCTGCTTCATGGGAGAGGCTGCGACACTGTCCCCACGGCAACACCATCCGAGAAATGGATGAAAACTGCGCCATGCCGTTTTCCCCCCAGGACAAATGGAGGAACATGAATCAGACTTACCTGACACACAGGTGGCACACTG AGAAGTCATGGAAAGAAGTGGTGCCTAACATTGACTGCTCCAAGATTGATGCCAGATCACAACACTTGAATAAACACAAGAAATCACAACCACAATCACAag AAATTCGAAGATATGACACAAGATGCTGA
- the buc gene encoding bucky ball isoform X2: protein MDDGGKQPHPFGGGQQRTHHPRPFFYVQPPSQPYYLYQQWQMNNPYNQYGLPGGFNFNRPCMNPYQYMQYPGYAFPHAPVYPMDYRRMYEPRFQAPPTWNDMPRQQHHLQPQGRREMTCSEAQTDPSDAISKLIECLDKIRAKELQGAERELDSGVASQSSGMFSPAEEKKSEGQGLVLPSAANRSHLESPAVTFSDSTTAVYDGESSQRSLGVLSPHRCWSGGLEEPLDSSSVHEESPELEQPDEHFHPVEKEEVTDIQTDILLTEPSGEKCDTEKLKKPTVVANLPSKPLMPSPSASRSGEKSSKTEHKKADPNYQILKLPFESVLTSGDAAAGNLPSPATPYYYNYLSMHSTHERMSVLSPSLDELSSRDEMFSTDLDDAELFPKHVYAGRRFAEVVTRSPPDDENVEEVWLPGSKRFMCACCGKNVAKGVSKSKVHSPKMYREEAGDSEEEGRYGRGCEQPVRVVVRKHTAPRKTHSVPLRHAAKSWYKRGQYKDPSDEINQEEGHEVCKQDAADGEGGEIAFSETQCITCQDRLCGVDLSTSEQCRKGDGDGIPRRRQTNLMQRQEMSAQRKVMYQRSRDEDNDDDELPPPHWERGSTMRGEPRC from the exons ATGGACG atGGAGGCAAACAACCACACCCATTTGGAGGTGGACAACAGAGAACCCACCACCCTAGACCTTTTTTCTACGTCCAGCCACCATCTCAACCTTACTACCTCTACCAGCAATGGCAGATGAACAATCCATACAATCAGTATGGTTTGCCTGGAG GTTTTAACTTTAACCGTCCCTGCATGAACCCGTACCAGTACATGCAGTATCCTGGGTACGCTTTCCCACATGCTCCTGTTTATCCGATGGATTACAGGCGCATGTATGAGCCTCGCTTCCAGGCTCCTCCAACCTGGAACGACATGCCCCGCCAGCAGCATCACCTGCAGCCTCAGGGGCGTCGAGAGATGACGTGTTCGGAGGCTCAAACAGACCCGAGCGACGCCATCAGCAAACTCATCGAGTGCCTGGATAAAATTCGAGCCAAAGAACTGCAGGGCGCAGAGAGGGAGCTCGACTCAGGTGTTGCCTCGCagtcctctgggatgttttcgcctgcagaagagaagaaaagtgaaGGGCAGGGTCTCGTACTACCTTCAGCAGCTAATAGGAGCCATCTGGAGTCCCCAGCTGTGACTTTCAGTGACTCCACAACAGCGGTATACGACGGAGAGTCCAGCCAGAGGAGCTTGGGTGTCCTGAGTCCTCACAGATGCTGGTCTGGAGGTCTGGAAGAGCCTCTTGATAGCTCCTCTGTGCATGAGGAGAGTCCTGAGCTTGAGCAGCCTGACGAGCATTTCCACCCTGTAGAGAAAGAAGAGGTCACGGATATCCAGACAGATATCTTGTTGACCGAGCCGAGTGGTGAGAAATGTGACACAGAAAAGCTCAAGAAGCCTACAGTGGTTGCTAACCTGCCTTCTAAACCATTGATGCCATCTCCTTCTGCTTCCAGAAGTGGTGAGAAATCCTCAAAAACAGAACACAAGAAAGCAGATCCAAACTACCAGATCCTCAAGCTTCCTTTTGAAAGTGTTCTGACGTCGGGAGATGCTGCAGCTGGCAATCTTCCCTCCCCTGCCACCCCCTACTACTACAACTACCTCTCCATGCACAGCACCCATGAGCGCATGAGCGTCCTCAGTCCCTCTCTGGACGAGCTCTCCTCCAGGGACGAGATGTTCTCCACAGATTTAGATGATGCAGAACTCTTCCCCAAACACGTGTATGCAGGCAGGAGGTTTGCAGAGGTTGTCACTAGGTCTCCACCAGATGATGAGAACGTAGAAGAAGTGTGGCTGCCGGGTTCAAAGAGATTCATGTGTGCCTGTTGTGGGAAAAATGTAGCTAAAGGTGTGAGTAAAAGCAAAGTGCACAGCCCAAAGATGTACAGGGAAGAAGCAGGAGACTCTGAGGAGGAAGGCAGGTATGGGAGAGGTTGTGAGCAGCCGGTCAGAGTGGTTGTGAGGAAGCACACAGCACCCAGGAAGACCCATTCTGTCCCACTGAGACATGCTGCAAAATCCTGGTACAAAAGAGGCCAGTACAAAGATCCATCAGATGAAATCAACCAGGAGGAAGGCCATGAGGTGTGCAAGCAGGACGCAGCTGATGGGGAGGGCGGGGAGATAGCTTTTAGCGAGACGCAGTGCATAACATGCCAGG ACAGACTCTGCGGAGTAGACCTGAGCACGTCAGAGCAGTGCAGGAAGGGAGACGGTGACGGGATTCCCAGGAGGAGACAAACAAACCTGATGCAACGACAAG AGATGAGTGCTCAGAGGAAAGTGATGTACCAAAGGTCACGGGATGAGGACAATGATGACGATGAGCTACCACCGCCACACTGGGAGAGAG GCTCTACAATGAGAGGAGAACCAAGATGTTGA